A window from Dunckerocampus dactyliophorus isolate RoL2022-P2 chromosome 15, RoL_Ddac_1.1, whole genome shotgun sequence encodes these proteins:
- the LOC129168114 gene encoding mucin-2-like: protein MVIRWTLTTFLILTGFRIAIALATTSSLTPATTTMKAVTTPVKTAAVTTAESTTPAETTAEPIPSEATTTETTPDETTTDPTTTAVTTPVETTTESRTTAVTTAVEARAEPTTTEATTEGTAAEITREPTKTEATTAVATPSETTGEPTTPAEPTAGPTTPSKATTAVTTADETTKLATTEEPTTAEATTAETRAAEKTAVTTLAETTAKSTTPAATTAEITQSEATITVTPDETNTDLTTKSVTMPAETTTESRTTAMTTAIETKAEPTTTEATTAGTTAEIKTREPTKTEAKPAVTTAAVTAAEPTTPAETTAEPTPSEARTAVTTPDETTTDPTTTAVTTPAETTAESRTTVVTTGSETIAEPTTTEATTEGTAAEITKREPTKTEATTAVTTRSETTGEPTTPSETKAGPTPSEAKTAVTTPAKTTIKATKKATASAVTAPTDTTKLAVTTPTETTTEPTTTKATTTVTTSVETTTVSTTEATTTLKAPTETTLSATGATTPAETITESTTTVATAPVTARSETTTIGTLMAVTTSTKTTTATTTEATTAVTIPAETTIIATKNTSSAVTAPTETTKLIAIAQATTTETPAQTTSPKTATITATEAIPSETATTVTTTESTATVTKRVTFRSIQSTFTNDFLDQSSAAFQNRANLITQQLEPIFLQAFPLSFKVLIIIAFRSGSIINEMDAQFTTTSTPSNNDVSSALSTAASSITGFDIDTSSITVASTTTDVTTHATTAETTPTEATTVTTPAKTTTKATTNEATTAVTTHVETIMLATTTEATTAVKTPTETSTLAITEHTKSDEATTVTTPTETSTVATNEATIEPTTDATTTVTTPAKTTTEETTTMATLVETTTTATTEATTIVTTPTKTTIATTSEATTTVETQTETTLSATEATIPVTTLAETSTLVTTAEATTIVTIPSETSTLVTTTELTKTKEATPLTTATETTIATTEATTAVKIPTETMLSATEATTTVKSPTETTLANTEATSLVTTPTETTTEPTTTKATTTVTPSVETTTVSTTEATTTLKAPTETTLSATGATTPAETITESTTTVATAPVTARSETTTIGTLMAVTTSTKTTTATTTEATTAVTIPAETTIIATKNTSSAVTAPTETTKLTAIAQATTTETPAQTTPPKTATITATEAIPSETATTVTTTESTATVTKRVTFRSIQSTFTNDFLDQSSAAFQNRANLITQQLEPIFLQAFPLSFKVLIIIAFRSGSIINEMDAQFTTTSTPSNNDVSSALSTAASSITGFDIDTSSITVASTTTDVTTHATTAETTPTEATTVTTPAKTTTKATTNEATTAVTTHVETIMLATTTEATTAVKTPTETSTLAITEHTKSDEATTVTTPTETSTVATNEATIEPTTDATTTVTTPAKTTTEETTTMATLVETTTTATTEATTIVTTPTKTTIATTSEATTTVETQTETTLSATEATIPVTTLAETSTLVTTAEATTIVTIPSETSTLVTTTELTKTKEATPLTTATETTIATTEATTAVKIPTETMLSATEATTTVKSPTETTLANTEATSLVTTPTETTTEPTTTKATTTVTPSVETTTVSTTEATTTLKAPTETTLSATGATTPAETITESTTTVATAPVTARSETTTIGTLMAVTTSTKTTTATTTEATTAVTIPAETTIIATKNTSSAVTAPTETTKLTAIAQATTTETPAQTTPPKTATITATEAIPSETATAVTTTESTATVTKRVTFRSIQSTFTNDFLDQSSAAFQNRANLITQQLEPIFLQAFPLSFKVLIIIAFRSGSIINEMDAQFTTTSTPSNNDVSSALSTAASSITGFDIDTSSITVASTTTDVTTHATTAETTPTEATTVTTPAKTTTTKATTNEATTAVTTHVETTTIATTQAPTTVTTPSETTTVAIPTEVTIEVKTPTETMRSTAEATTISVTTPAETPTKATTTEATSERTTPTETTTEPTTEATTTVTTPFKTTTIATIKATTAVTTHAKTIMLATTTEATTAMKTPTETSTLAITTEHTKSDEATTVTTPTETSTVATNEATIVPTTDATTAVTTPAKTTTEETTTMATLVETTTTATTEATTIVTTPTKTTIATTSEATTTVETQTETTLSATEATIPVTTLTETSTLVTTAEATTIVTIPSETSTLATTTELTKTKEATPLTTATETTIATTEATTAVKIPTETMLSATEATTTVKSPTETTLANTEATSLVTTPAETTTEATTTEATTAVTTPTETSTVATTEAITTVAIPTETTLATTISVTTPAETTQAMTTKITTEPATEATTTMTTLAETSTLATTAEATTIVTISSETSTPATTTELTKTKGATALTTATEITIATTEATTAVKIPTETMLSATKATTTVTTPTETTLANTEATSLVTTPAETTTEATTTEATTAVTTPTETSTVATTEATTTVTTPTETTLANTEATSLVTTPAETTEATTTKATTAGTTPIQTTMVPTREPTAIETPADTTTEEISPVTTPSQTTTAATITESPAIVTKRVTFRSPHSTFTNDLLDQSSAAFQNRATMITQQVSNKLILFQNASEGCTVKRA, encoded by the exons ATGGTCATCAGATGGACCCTAACAACGTTCCTGATTCTAACAG GTTTCAGGATAGCCATTGCACTGGCAACAACATCAAGTCTGAcacctgcaacaacaacaatgaaagcAGTGACAACACCAGTGAAAACAGCTGCTGTAACGACAGCAGAATCCACAACACCTGCTGAAACTACAGCAGAACCCATACCATCAGAGGCAACAACTACAGAGACAACACCTGATGAAACAACTACAGATCCTACAACAACTGCAGTGACCACACCTGTTGAAACAACTACAGAATCCAGAACAACTGCCGTGACAACAGCCGTTGAAGCAAGAGCAGAACCCACCACAACAGAGGCCACAACGGAAGGAACAGCTGCTGAAATAACAAGAGAACCCACAAAAACcgaagcaacaactgcagtggCAACACCTTCTGAAACCACAGGAGAACCCACAACACCTGCTGAACCAACAGCAGGACCAACAACACCATCAAAGGCAACAACTGCTGTGACGACAGCCGATGAAACAACAAAActagcaacaacagaagaaccCACCACAGCAGAGGCAACAACTGCAGAGACAAGAGCTGCTGAAAAAACTGCAGTGACAACACTTGCTGAAACCACAGCAAAGTCCACAACACCTGCTGCAACTACAGCAGAAATCACACAATCAGAGGCAACAATTACAGTGACACCTGATGAAACAAATACAGATCTTACAACGAAATCAGTGACCATGCCTGCTGAAACAACTACAGAATCTAGAACAACTGCCATGACAACAGCGATTGAAACAAAAGCTGAACCCACCACAACAGAGGCAACAACTGCAGGAACAACTgctgaaataaaaacaagagaACCCACAAAAACCGAAGCAAAACCTGCAGTGACAACAGCTGCTGTAACCGCAGCAGAACCCACAACACCTGCTGAAACTACAGCAGAACCTACACCATCAGAGGCAAGAACTGCCGTGACAACACCTGATGAAACAACTACAGATCCTACAACGACTGCAGTGACCACACCTGCTGAAACAACTGCAGAATCCAGAACAACTGTTGTGACAACAGGTAGTGAAACGATAGCAGAACCCACCACAACAGAGGCAACAACAGAAGGAACAGCTGCTGAAATAACAAAAAGAGAACCCACCAAAACcgaagcaacaactgcagtgacAACACGTTCTGAAACCACAGGAGAACCCACAACACCTAGTGAAACTAAAGCAGGACCTACACCATCAGAGGCAAAAACTGCTGTGACAACACCTGCTAAAACAACAatcaaagcaacaaaaaaagcaacagcaagtGCAGTAACAGCACCTACCGACACAACAAAACTAGCAGTGACAACACCTactgaaacaacaacagaaccTACAACAACTAAAGCAACAACTACAGTGACAACGTCTGTTGAAACAACAACAGTATCAACAACTGAAGCAACAACTACACTGAAAGCACCCACTGAAACAACGCTATCAGCAACAGGAGCAACAACACCTGCTGAAACAATAACAGAATCCACAACAACTGTGGCAACAGCTCCAGTGACAGCCCGTTCTGAAACAACAACCATCGGAACGTTAATGGCAGTGACAACGTccaccaaaacaacaacagccacTACAACAGAGGCAACGACTGCAGTTACAATACCTGCTGAAACAACAATCAtagcaacaaaaaacacatcaagTGCAGTAACAGCACCTACTGAAACAACAAAACTAATAGCAATAGCACAAGCTACAACAACTGAAACGCCTGCACAGACAACTTCCCCCAAAACAGCAACCATCACTGCAACAGAGGCAATACCTTCAGAAACAGCAACTACAGTAACAACAACAGAATCTACAGCTACTGTAACCAAAAGAGTGACTTTCAGGTCAATTCAAAGCACATTCACAAATGACTTCCTGGATCAGTCATCTGCAGCTTTCCAGAATAGAGCTAATTTGATAACACAACAG CTTGAGCCAATATTCCTGCAGGCTTTTCCTTTATCTTTCAAGGTCCTGATTATAATTGCATTCAG AAGTGGGTCAATCATCAATGAAATGGATGCTCAGTTCACAACCACATCTACGCCAAGTAACAACGACGTTTCAAGTGCCTTGTCCACTGCAGCTTCAAGTATCACTGGCTTTGACATTGACACAAGTTCCATTACTGTTGCTTCAACAACAACAGATGTCACAACTCatgcaacaacagcagaaaccaCCCCAACAGAAGCAACAACAGTGACAACACCtgctaaaacaacaacaaaagccaCAACAAATGAAGCAACGACTGCAGTGACAACACATGTTGAAACAATCATGCTAGCAACAACAACtgaagcaacaactgcagtgaaAACACCTACTGAAACATCAACACTAGCAATAACAGAACACACAAAGAGTGACGAAGCAACTACAGTGACAACACCTACTGAAACATCAACtgtagcaacaaatgaagcAACAATAGAGCCTACAACTGATGCAACAACTACAGTGACAACacctgcaaaaacaacaactgaagaAACAACTACAATGGCAACACTTGTTGAAACAACAACCACCGCTACAACTGAGGCAACAACTATAGTGACAACACCTACTAAAACAACAATAGCAACAACAAGTGAAGCAACAACTACAGTGGAAACACAAACTGAAACAACACTATCAGCAACAGAAGCAACAATTCCAGTGACAACACTTGCAGAAACATCAACACTAGTAACAACAGCTGAAGCAACAACTATAGTAACAATTCCTTCTGAAACATCAACACTAGTAACAACAACAGAACTCACAAAAACTAAGGAAGCAACTCCATTGACAACAGCTACTGAAACAACAATAGCAACAACTGAAGCGACAACTGCAGTGAAAATACCCACTGAAACAATGCTATCAGCAACAGAAGCAACAACTACAGTGAAATCACCCACTGAAACAACACTAGCAAACACAGAAGCAACAAGTTTAGTGACAACACCTACTGAAACAACAACGGAACCTACAACAACTAAAGCAACAACTACAGTGACACCGTCTGTTGAAACAACAACAGTATCAACAACTGAAGCAACAACTACACTGAAAGCACCCACTGAAACAACGCTATCAGCAACAGGAGCAACAACACCTGCTGAAACAATAACAGAATCCACAACAACTGTGGCAACAGCTCCAGTGACAGCCCGTTCTGAAACAACAACCATCGGAACGTTAATGGCAGTGACAACATccaccaaaacaacaacagccacTACAACAGAGGCAACGACTGCAGTTACAATACCTGCTGAAACAACAATCAtagcaacaaaaaacacatcaagTGCAGTAACAGCACCTACTGAAACAACAAAACTAACAGCAATAGCACAAGCTACAACAACTGAAACGCCTGCACAGACAACTCCCCCCAAAACAGCAACCATCACTGCAACAGAGGCAATACCTTCAGAAACAGCAACTACAGTAACAACAACAGAATCTACAGCTACTGTAACCAAAAGAGTGACTTTCAGGTCAATTCAAAGCACATTCACAAATGACTTCCTGGATCAGTCATCTGCAGCTTTCCAGAATAGAGCTAATTTGATAACACAACAG CTTGAGCCAATATTCCTGCAGGCTTTTCCTTTATCTTTCAAGGTCCTGATTATAATTGCATTCAG AAGTGGGTCAATCATCAATGAAATGGATGCTCAGTTTACAACCACATCTACGCCAAGTAACAACGACGTTTCAAGTGCCTTGTCCACTGCAGCTTCAAGTATCACTGGCTTTGACATTGACACAAGTTCCATTACTGTTGCTTCAACAACAACAGATGTCACAACTCatgcaacaacagcagaaaccaCCCCAACAGAAGCAACAACAGTGACAACACCtgctaaaacaacaacaaaagccaCAACAAATGAAGCAACGACTGCAGTGACAACACATGTTGAAACAATCATGCTAGCAACAACAACtgaagcaacaactgcagtgaaAACACCTACTGAAACATCAACACTAGCAATAACAGAACACACAAAGAGTGACGAAGCAACTACAGTGACAACACCTACTGAAACATCAACtgtagcaacaaatgaagcAACAATAGAGCCTACAACTGATGCAACAACTACAGTGACAACacctgcaaaaacaacaactgaagaAACAACTACAATGGCAACACTTGTTGAAACAACAACCACCGCTACAACTGAGGCAACAACTATAGTGACAACACCTACTAAAACAACAATAGCAACAACAAGTGAAGCAACAACTACAGTGGAAACACAAACTGAAACAACACTATCAGCAACAGAAGCAACAATTCCAGTGACAACACTTGCAGAAACATCAACACTAGTAACAACAGCTGAAGCAACAACTATAGTAACAATTCCTTCTGAAACATCAACACTAGTAACAACAACAGAACTCACAAAAACTAAGGAAGCAACTCCATTGACAACAGCTACTGAAACAACAATAGCAACAACTGAAGCGACAACTGCAGTGAAAATACCCACTGAAACAATGCTATCAGCAACAGAAGCAACAACTACAGTGAAATCACCCACTGAAACAACACTAGCAAACACAGAAGCAACAAGTTTAGTGACAACACCTACTGAAACAACAACGGAACCTACAACAACTAAAGCAACAACTACAGTGACACCGTCTGTTGAAACAACAACAGTATCAACAACTGAAGCAACAACTACACTGAAAGCACCCACTGAAACAACGCTATCAGCAACAGGAGCAACAACACCTGCTGAAACAATAACAGAATCCACAACAACTGTGGCAACAGCTCCAGTGACAGCCCGTTCTGAAACAACAACCATCGGAACGTTAATGGCAGTGACAACATccaccaaaacaacaacagccacTACAACAGAGGCAACGACTGCAGTTACAATACCTGCTGAAACAACAATCAtagcaacaaaaaacacatcaagTGCAGTAACAGCACCTACTGAAACAACAAAACTAACAGCAATAGCACAAGCTACAACAACTGAAACGCCTGCACAGACAACTCCCCCCAAAACAGCAACCATCACTGCAACAGAGGCAATACCTTCAGAAACAGCAACTGCAGTAACAACAACAGAATCTACAGCTACTGTAACCAAAAGAGTGACTTTCAGGTCTATTCAAAGCACATTCACAAATGACTTCCTGGATCAGTCATCTGCAGCTTTCCAGAATAGAGCTAATTTGATAACACAACAG CTTGAGCCAATATTCCTGCAGGCTTTTCCTTTATCTTTCAAGGTCCTGATTATAATTGCATTCAG AAGTGGGTCAATCATCAATGAAATGGATGCTCAGTTCACAACCACATCTACGCCAAGTAACAATGACGTTTCAAGTGCCTTGTCCACTGCAGCTTCAAGTATCACTGGCTTTGACATTGACACAAGTTCCATTACTGTTGCTTCAACAACAACAGATGTCACAACTCatgcaacaacagcagaaaccaCCCCAACAGAAGCAACAACAGTGACAACACCtgctaaaacaacaacaacaaaagccaCAACAAATGAAGCAACGACTGCAGTGACAACACATGTTGAAACAACAACCATTGCTACAACACAGGCTCCAACAACAGTGACAACACCATCTGAAACAACAACAGTAGCAATACCAACTGAAGTAACAATTGAAGTGAAAACACCCACTGAAACAATGCGATCAACAGCAGAAGCAACAACAATTTCAGTGACAACACCTGCTGAAACGCCGACAAAAGccacaacaactgaagcaaCAAGTGAAAGGACAACACCTactgaaacaacaacagaaccTACAACAGAAGCAACAACTACAGTGACAACACCTTTTAAGACAACAACTATCGCTACAATTAAGGCAACAACTGCAGTGAcaacacatgcaaaaacaatcatgctagcaacaacaactgaagcaacaactgcaatgaaAACACCTACTGAAACATCAACACTAGCAAtaacaactgaacacacaaaGAGTGACGAAGCAACTACAGTGACAACACCTACTGAAACATCAACCGTAGCAACAAATGAAGCAACAATAGTGCCTACAACTGATGCAACAACTGCAGTGACAACacctgcaaaaacaacaactgaagaAACAACTACAATGGCAACACTTGTTGAAACAACAACCACCGCTACAACTGAGGCAACAACTATAGTGACAACACCTACTAAAACAACAATAGCAACAACAAGTGAAGCAACAACTACAGTGGAAACACAAACTGAAACAACACTATCAGCAACAGAAGCAACAATTCCAGTGACAACACTTACAGAAACATCAACACTCGTAACAACAGCTGAAGCAACAACTATAGTAACAATTCCTTCTGAAACATCAACactagcaacaacaacagaactcACAAAAACTAAGGAAGCAACTCCATTGACAACAGCTACTGAAACAACAATAGCAACAACTGAAGCGACAACTGCAGTGAAAATACCCACTGAAACAATGCTATCAGCAACAGAAGCAACAACTACAGTGAAATCACCCACTGAAACAACACTAGCAAACACAGAAGCAACAAGTTTAGTGACAACACCTgctgaaacaacaacagaagccacaacaactgaagcaacaactgcagtgacAACACCTACTGAAACATCAACGGTAGCAACAACTGAAGCAATAACTACAGTGGCAATACCCACAGAAACAACACTAGCAACAACAATTTCAGTGACAACACCTGCTGAAACAACACAAGCCATGACAACTAAAATAACAACAGAACCTGCAACTGAAGCAACAACTACAATGACAACACTTGCAGAAACATCAACACTAGCAACAACAGCTGAAGCAACAACTATAGTAACAATTTCTTCTGAAACATCAacaccagcaacaacaacagaactcACAAAAACTAAGGGAGCAACTGCATTGACAACAGCTACTGAAATAACAATAGCAACAACTGAAGCGACAACTGCAGTGAAAATACCCACTGAAACAATGCTATCAGCAACAAAAGCAACAACTACAGTGACAACACCCACTGAAACAACACTAGCAAACACAGAAGCAACAAGTTTAGTGACAACACCTgctgaaacaacaacagaagccacaacaactgaagcaacaactgcagtgacAACACCTACTGAAACATCAACGGTAGCAACAACTGAAGCAACAACTACAGTGACAACACCCACTGAAACAACACTAGCAAACACAGAAGCAACAAGTTTAGTGACAACACCTGCTGAAACAACAGAAGCCACTACAACTAAGGCAACAACTGCAGGGACAACACCTATTCAAACAACAATGGTACCAACAAGAGAACCTACAGCAATTGAAACACCTGCAGATACAACTACTGAGGAAATATCTCCAGTGACAACACCTtcacaaacaacaacagcagcaacaataaCCGAATCTCCAGCCATAGTGACCAAAAGAGTTACTTTCAGGTCTCCTCACAGCACATTCACAAATGACTTGCTGGATCAATCATCTGCAGCTTTTCAGAATAGAGCGACAATGATAACACAACAGGTAAGTAACAAATTAATCTTGTTCCAAAATGCTTCTGAGGGGTGTACTGTGAAGAGAGCTTAG